The Cinclus cinclus chromosome 3, bCinCin1.1, whole genome shotgun sequence genome has a window encoding:
- the STMN4 gene encoding stathmin-4 isoform X3, which produces MTLAAYKEKMKELPLVSLFCSCFLSDPLNKPTYTYEDTVDLTWCVISDMEVIELNKRTSGQSFEVILKPPSFDGIPEFNASLPRRRDPSLEEIQKKLEAAEERRKYQEAELLKHLAEKREHEREVIQKAIEENNNFIKMAKEKLAQKMESNKENREAHLAAMLERLQEKDKHAEEVRKNKELKEEASR; this is translated from the exons ATGACTCTGGCTG CCTACAAGGAGAAGATGAAGGAGCTGCCCCTCGTCTCCCTGTTCTGCTCCTGTTTCCTGTCGGATCCCCTCAACAAGCCGACCTACACCTATGAAG ACACGGTGGATCTGACCTGGTGCGTGATCTCCGACATGGAAGTGATCGAGCTCAACAAACGGACCTCGGGCCAATCCTTCGAGGTCATCCTGAAGCCTCCGTCCTTCGACGGAATTCCGGAATTCAACGCTTCCCTGCCCCGGCGTCGTGACCCTTCCCTGGAGGAGATCCAGAAGAAGCTGGAAGCGGcggaggagaggagaaag taccaggaggcagagctgctgaagcacctggcagaaaagcgGGAACACGAGCGGGAAGTGATCCAGAAAGCCATCGAGGAGAACAACAACTTCATCAAGATGGCCAAGGAGAAGCTGGCGCAGAAGATGGAGTCCAACAAGGAGAACCGCGAGGCCCACCTGGCGGCCATGTTGGAGCGACTCCAGGAGAAG GACAAACACGCGGAAGAAGTGAGGAAAAACAAGGAGCTCAAGGAAGAAGCCTCCAGGTAA
- the STMN4 gene encoding stathmin-4 isoform X2, with translation MTLAAYKEKMKELPLVSLFCSCFLSDPLNKPTYTYDADTVDLTWCVISDMEVIELNKRTSGQSFEVILKPPSFDGIPEFNASLPRRRDPSLEEIQKKLEAAEERRKYQEAELLKHLAEKREHEREVIQKAIEENNNFIKMAKEKLAQKMESNKENREAHLAAMLERLQEKDKHAEEVRKNKELKEEASR, from the exons ATGACTCTGGCTG CCTACAAGGAGAAGATGAAGGAGCTGCCCCTCGTCTCCCTGTTCTGCTCCTGTTTCCTGTCGGATCCCCTCAACAAGCCGACCTACACCTATG ACGCAGACACGGTGGATCTGACCTGGTGCGTGATCTCCGACATGGAAGTGATCGAGCTCAACAAACGGACCTCGGGCCAATCCTTCGAGGTCATCCTGAAGCCTCCGTCCTTCGACGGAATTCCGGAATTCAACGCTTCCCTGCCCCGGCGTCGTGACCCTTCCCTGGAGGAGATCCAGAAGAAGCTGGAAGCGGcggaggagaggagaaag taccaggaggcagagctgctgaagcacctggcagaaaagcgGGAACACGAGCGGGAAGTGATCCAGAAAGCCATCGAGGAGAACAACAACTTCATCAAGATGGCCAAGGAGAAGCTGGCGCAGAAGATGGAGTCCAACAAGGAGAACCGCGAGGCCCACCTGGCGGCCATGTTGGAGCGACTCCAGGAGAAG GACAAACACGCGGAAGAAGTGAGGAAAAACAAGGAGCTCAAGGAAGAAGCCTCCAGGTAA
- the STMN4 gene encoding stathmin-4 isoform X1, with protein sequence MGGAGDPPPGIFQSRVKGAGRTPGAARPPPWAPGLLFLQNSKDFLTMTLAAYKEKMKELPLVSLFCSCFLSDPLNKPTYTYEDTVDLTWCVISDMEVIELNKRTSGQSFEVILKPPSFDGIPEFNASLPRRRDPSLEEIQKKLEAAEERRKYQEAELLKHLAEKREHEREVIQKAIEENNNFIKMAKEKLAQKMESNKENREAHLAAMLERLQEKVCSQPPHGKSHPHHLQLPPKHLEPAQCPSPNASAGAEAESAR encoded by the exons ATGGGGGGCGCTGGGGACCCCCCGCCCGGGATATTCCAAAGCCGCGTTAAAGGAGCCGGGAGAACGCCAGGAGCAGCGCGACCACCACCGTG GGCCCCAGGATTGCTCTTCCTGCAGAATTCCAAGGATTTCCTCACCATGACTCTGGCTG CCTACAAGGAGAAGATGAAGGAGCTGCCCCTCGTCTCCCTGTTCTGCTCCTGTTTCCTGTCGGATCCCCTCAACAAGCCGACCTACACCTATGAAG ACACGGTGGATCTGACCTGGTGCGTGATCTCCGACATGGAAGTGATCGAGCTCAACAAACGGACCTCGGGCCAATCCTTCGAGGTCATCCTGAAGCCTCCGTCCTTCGACGGAATTCCGGAATTCAACGCTTCCCTGCCCCGGCGTCGTGACCCTTCCCTGGAGGAGATCCAGAAGAAGCTGGAAGCGGcggaggagaggagaaag taccaggaggcagagctgctgaagcacctggcagaaaagcgGGAACACGAGCGGGAAGTGATCCAGAAAGCCATCGAGGAGAACAACAACTTCATCAAGATGGCCAAGGAGAAGCTGGCGCAGAAGATGGAGTCCAACAAGGAGAACCGCGAGGCCCACCTGGCGGCCATGTTGGAGCGACTCCAGGAGAAG GTCTGTTCCCAACCTCCGCATGGAAAATCCCACCCTCAccacctccagctccctccaAAACATCTGGAGCCCGCTCAGTGCCCTTCTCCGAACGCCTCCGCTGGGGCAGAGGCGGAGAGCGCCAGATAA
- the TRIM35 gene encoding LOW QUALITY PROTEIN: E3 ubiquitin-protein ligase TRIM35 (The sequence of the model RefSeq protein was modified relative to this genomic sequence to represent the inferred CDS: deleted 2 bases in 1 codon), translated as MPREIERSPPRRLLRRRERCKRCQVRSARGASPGLEVRTPGTAPGSGDTGPGTVRARIWGEPRVSVQNRALEQPRVLGGGPAGSRTEHRGWPERVRGECLGPVPWLARSRSLLSPSPRGRSPPRERPRGGVTVREGGSAALSHRQETEGLHQKRGSRKIPLHHSRSMEKGADPCSSTSAASSSSSPKLKEELLCPICYDPFREAVTLPCGHNFCKGCLSKSWENRRHACPLCKENSSLEDLRVNHTLNNLVELILKEEGQRKSRGAALCPIHQEEPKFFCLEDKELACFACQNSKQHEGHKMRPVREAAADFRAKLANMESSLREKAKDFGTVRRSYESISRHNEAESARLERQVKWEFEKLHKFLRDEEQAVLEQLWEETRRKQDLIQGKMEQLAEESQALLNEAGQLQADLKEDDYTFLMTHKNRKRRIACTAEEPEPVPLGMLLDVARYLGSLQYNVWKKMLDTIKAVPFSLDPNSAAGWLSVSEDLSSVSNHGYKLSVENPERFTSAPCILGSRGFSEGFHTWEVDLGGLTNWRVGVSRPHRGSDWTFHHDSRSGFWYIYHLSGKDECRASNTVRSEAAPGNLRRIRVELDCTEGELSFYDADHQSHIYTFHEKFSGVVFPYFYVGGPQGGTKAKTLRICPLRVRIHEDIPT; from the exons ATGCCTCGGGAAATCGAGCGGAGCCCCCCGCGCCGCCTGCTCCGGAGGAGGGAGCGCTGCAAGCGGTGCCAGGTCCGCTCGGCCAG AGGAGCATCCCCGGGATTGGAGGTCCGGACACCCGGGACTGCCCCGGGTTCGGGGGACACCGGTCCGGGCACGGTCCGGGCCCGAATCTGGGGAGAACCCCGGGTGTCGGTCCAG AACCGGGCACTGGAGCAACCCCGAGTTTTGGGGGGGGGACCTGCGGGATCCAGAACCGAGCACCGGGGCTGGCCCGAGCGTGTCCGTGGCGAGTGTCTCGGTCCGGTCCCGTGGCTGGCGAGGTCCCGGTCGCTTTTGTCGCCGTCACCGCGGGGCCGGAGCCCCCCCCGAGAGCGGCCCCGGGGCGGTGTCACCGTGCGGGAGGGAGGCAGCGCGGCTCTGAGTCACCGGCAGGAAACCGAG GGGTTGCATCAGAAGCGGGGCAGCCGGAAAATCCCGCTCCATCATTCCCGCAGCATGGAAAAAGGAGCCgatccctgctccagcacctcggCAGCCTCATCTTCCTCCAGCCCCAAGCTGAAGGAGGAATTGTTGTGTCCCATCTGCTACGACCCTTTCCGGGAAGCCGTGACCCTCCCGTGCGGCCACAACTTCTGCAAGGGCTGCCTCAGCAAATCCTGGGAAAACCGGCGCCACGCGTGTCCCCTGTGCAAGGAGAATTCCTCGCTGGAAGATCTTCGCGTCAACCACACCCTCAACAACCTGGTGGAGCTGATCCTGAAGGAAGAAGGGCAGCGCAAAAGCCGCGGAGCCGCTCTCTGCCCGATCCATCAGGAGGAGCCCAAGTTTTTCTGCCTGGAGGACAAGGAGCTGGCGTGCTTCGCCTGCCAGAATTCCAAGCAGCACGAAGGGCACAAGATGAGGCCGGTGCGGGAAGCGGCGGCGGATTTCAGG GCCAAGCTGGCGAACATGGAGTCTTCCCTGCGGGAAAAGGCCAAGGATTTTGGGACCGTGCGGCGCTCCTACGAATCCATCTCCCGGCACAATGAG GCGGAATCGGCGCGGCTGGAGCGGCAGGTGAAGTGGGAATTCGAGAAGCTGCACAAATTCCTGCGGGATGaggagcaggcagtgctggagcagctctgggaggagACGCGGCGGAAGCAGGATCTGATCCAGGGAAAGatggagcagctggccgaggAGAGCCAGGCCCTGCTCAACGAGGCCGGGCAGCTCCAGGCGGATCTCAAGGAGGACGACTACACATTCCTGATG accCACAAGAACCGCAAGCGGAG GATCGCCTGCACGGCCGAGGAGCCGGAACCTGTTCCCTTGGGAATGCTCCTGGACGTGGCCAGGTACCTGGGATCGCTCCAGTACAACGTGTGGAAGAAGATGCTGGACACCATCAAGGCGG tcccattcaGCCTGGATCCCAACTCAGCTGCCGGCTGGCTCTCCGTCTCCGAGGATCTCTCCAGCGTCTCCAACCACGGCTACAAACTCTCCGTGGAAAACCCGGAGCGCTTCACCTCCGCCCCCTGCATCCTGGGATCCCGCGGCTTCTCCGAAGGCTTCCACACGTGGGAAGTGGACCTGGGCGGGCTGACCAACTGGAGGGTGGGCGTGTCCCGGCCCCACAGAGGATCCGACTGGACATTCCACCACGATTCCCGCTCTGGATTCTGGTACATCTACCACCTTTCCGGGAAAGACGAGTGCCGAGCATCCAACACCGTGCGTTCGGAAGCGGCTCCGGGAAATCTCCGGCGGATCCGGGTGGAGCTGGACTGCACCGAGGGGGAATTGTCCTTCTACGACGCTGACCACCAGAGCCACATCTACACATTCCATGAGAAGTTTAGTGGCGTCGTATTCCCGTATTTTTACGTGGGAGGGCCCCAGGGAGGTACCAAGGCGAAGACCCTCCGGATTTGCCCGCTCCGTGTCCGTATCCATGAAGATATCCCAACCTAG